In a genomic window of Magnolia sinica isolate HGM2019 chromosome 14, MsV1, whole genome shotgun sequence:
- the LOC131224976 gene encoding cytochrome P450 86B1-like yields MLSSKDHVLMNWPIVGMLPSLLLNVHRLHDWLTGVMAESRLTWVFYGPWFTQMEIVVTCDPANVNHVMRTNFSNFPKGSDFKEMFDILGDGILNSESESWRLQRKMAQTHLKCTRFRQFLAKTSKEKVKTALIPVLKYIAQQGKYIDLQDVFQRFMFDSTCIVVIGADLNCLSATFPELPPIVKAMDDVGEVLLFRHLVPYSWWRLLRWLKIGKEKKMCEAWKTIDNFIYQRISMRRQQMKETNDLEKSWDLLTSYMDEIKGGSESDRFLRDTVLNFLTAGKDTTSASITWFFLMISKNPRAEIKILEELRAISAKKEQVRQEKLPTVFEPEELNKLVYLHAAFCETLRLFPSVPFEHKGVIQTDVLPSGKTVRPNTMIIFPLYSMGRMEAIWGKDCLEFKPERWITEQGSLKFEPSYKFTAFNTGPRDCLGREVAFTQMKAIAAALLYNFQIEVMDEHPVSPKLSVILHMKDGLMVRLTERCS; encoded by the coding sequence ATGTTGAGCAGCAAAGACCATGTTCTCATGAATTGGCCTATCGTCGGCAtgctaccatcccttcttctcaacGTCCACCGTTTGCATGACTGGTTAACCGGAGTCATGGCAGAAAGTAGGCTCACGTGGGTATTCTACGGCCCATGGTTCACTCAAATGGAGATTGTAGTAACATGCGATCCAGCTAATGTGAATCATGTCATGCGCACCAACTTCTCCAATTTCCCAAAGGGATCTGATTTCAAGGAGATGTTCGATATACTTGGGGACGGGATCCTCAATTCAGAATCAGAGTCGTGGAGACTTCAACGTAAAATGGCTCAGACCCATCTCAAATGTACACGATTCCGTCAATTCTTGGCCAAGACTAGCAAAGAGAAGGTGAAGACGGCGCTTATCCCAGTCCTTAAGTACATCGCACAACAAGGAAAATACATAGACTTGCAAGACGTCTTCCAAAGGTTCATGTTCGATAGCACCTGCATCGTAGTCATTGGTGCCGATCTCAACTGTCTATCTGCCACCTTCCCCGAACTTCCTCCTATTGTCAAGGCCATGGATGATGTGGGAGAGGTGTTGTTATTCCGTCACTTGGTGCCTTACAGTTGGTGGAGGTTGTTAAGGTGGCTAAAGAtagggaaggagaagaagatgtgTGAAGCTTGGAAAACCATTGATAATTTCATATACCAAAGAATTTCAATGAGAAGGCAACAAATGAAAGAAACCAATGATTTGGAGAAATCTTGGGATCTTTTAACATCTTACATGGATGAGATCAAAGGAGGATCAGAATCTGATAGATTCCTCAGAGATACAGTGTTGAATTTCTTGACTGCAGGTAAAGACACCACAAGCGCCAGCATTACATGGTTCTTCTTGATGATTTCTAAGAATCCAAGAGCCGAAATCAAGATCTTGGAAGAACTTAGGGCAATCTCAGCCAAAAAAGAACAAGTGCGGCAAGAGAAATTACCAACGGTGTTCGAACCTGAGGAGCTTAACAAGCTGGTTTATCTACATGCAGCCTTCTGTGAAACACTGCGGCTATTCCCATCTGTTCCATTCGAGCACAAAGGAGTTATTCAGACGGACGTTCTTCCCAGCGGTAAAACAGTCCGGCCAAACACAATGATTATATTCCCCTTGTATTCGATGGGGAGGATGGAAGCAATATGGGGGAAAGATTGCTTAGAATTCAAGCCAGAGCGATGGATCACTGAACAAGGTAGTCTGAAATTCGAGCCGTCCTACAAGTTCACAGCATTCAATACTGGGCCGAGGGATTGCTTAGGTAGGGAGGTGGCTTTTACTCAAATGAAGGCTATCGCAGCAGCCTTGCTTTACAATTTTCAGATTGAGGTGATGGACGAACACCCTGTGTCTCCGAAACTCTCGGTAATTCTCCACATGAAGGATGGTTTGATGGTCCGACTCACTGAAAGATGTTCTTAA
- the LOC131224975 gene encoding noroxomaritidine synthase-like, whose amino-acid sequence MLSSKGHVLMNWPIVGMLPSLLLNVHRLHDWLTGVMAESRLKWVFYGPWFTQMEIVVTCDPANVNHVMRTNFSNFPKGSDFKEMFDILGDGILNSESESWRLQRKMAQTHLKCTRFRQFLAKTSKEKVKTALIPVLKYIAQQGKYIDLQDVFQRFMFDSTCILVIGVDLNYLSATFLDLPPIVKAMDYAREVLLFRHLVPYNWWRLLRWLKIGKEKKMCEAWKTIHNFIYQRIQ is encoded by the coding sequence ATGTTGAGCAGCAAAGGCCATGTTCTCATGAACTGGCCTATCGTCGGCAtgctaccatcccttcttctcaacGTCCACCGTTTACATGACTGGTTAACCGGAGTCATGGCCGAAAGTAGGCTCAAGTGGGTATTCTACGGCCCATGGTTCACTCAAATGGAGATTGTAGTAACATGCGATCCAGCTAATGTGAATCATGTCATGCGCACCAACTTCTCCAATTTCCCAAAGGGATCTGATTTCAAGGAGATGTTCGatatacttggggatgggatccTCAATTCAGAATCAGAGTCGTGGAGACTTCAACGTAAAATGGCTCAGACCCATCTCAAATGTACACGATTCCGTCAGTTCTTGGCCAAGACTAGCAAAGAGAAGGTGAAGACGGCGCTTATCCCAGTCCTTAAGTACATCGCACAACAAGGAAAATACATAGACTTGCAAGACGTCTTCCAAAGGTTCATGTTTGATAGCACCTGCATCTTAGTCATTGGTGTCGATCTCAACTATCTATCTGCCACCTTCCTTGATCTTCCTCCTATTGTCAAGGCCATGGATTATGCGAGAGAGGTGTTGTTATTCCGTCACTTGGTGCCTTACAACTGGTGGAGGTTGTTAAGGTGGCTAAAGAtagggaaggagaagaagatgtgTGAAGCTTGGAAAACCATTCATAATTTCATATACCAAAGAATTCAATGA